CCGGCGCCAGGTCCCCGGAAGAGGTCGCGTCCCACGTCCGTCCCGACCTTCACCGAGATCCGCATCCCTCAAGGCAGTGAGGCGACGGCGGCGTATGCCTATGAGATCGTCCTGCCCAATCGCACCCAATTGCGACTGCGACAACACTTCGATGCCGAGTCTGTCGCCGCTTTGGT
The Anaerobaca lacustris genome window above contains:
- the tnpA gene encoding IS66 family insertion sequence element accessory protein TnpA produces the protein HKHVRQWGRSGATQVQYCKEHELSVAAFRWWRRKLADDPPAPGPRKRSRPTSVPTFTEIRIPQGSEATAAYAYEIVLPNRTQLRLRQHFDAESVAALVSLLGAPC